Proteins from one Aureimonas sp. SA4125 genomic window:
- a CDS encoding LemA family protein → MSPAARLFRPLLVLALLGPLLSACGINTIPTLEEQAKASWSQVQNQYQRRSDLIPNLVETVKGYAAQEKEVLTAVVEARAKATATNIDASQLTDPAAVQKFQAAQGELSGALSRLLVTVEAYPDLKSNQNFLALQSQLEGTENRIAVARRDFIDAVRVYNTELRTIPGSWYASWFYPESKPMESFTAEAGSDQPPTVKFN, encoded by the coding sequence ATGTCCCCTGCCGCCCGCCTCTTCCGTCCCCTACTTGTCCTGGCCTTGCTCGGGCCGCTTCTGTCCGCCTGCGGGATCAACACCATCCCGACGCTGGAGGAGCAGGCGAAGGCCTCCTGGAGCCAGGTGCAGAACCAGTACCAGCGCCGTTCCGACCTCATCCCGAACCTCGTCGAGACGGTGAAGGGGTATGCGGCACAGGAGAAGGAGGTTCTGACCGCCGTGGTCGAGGCGCGCGCCAAGGCGACCGCCACCAATATCGACGCCAGCCAGCTGACCGACCCGGCCGCGGTGCAGAAATTCCAGGCCGCGCAAGGCGAGCTCTCCGGCGCGCTGTCACGCCTGCTCGTCACCGTCGAGGCCTATCCCGACCTCAAGTCGAACCAGAATTTTCTCGCTTTGCAGAGCCAGCTCGAAGGCACCGAGAACCGCATCGCCGTCGCCCGGCGCGACTTCATCGATGCCGTGCGCGTCTACAACACCGAGCTCCGGACGATTCCCGGCTCGTGGTATGCGAGCTGGTTCTATCCGGAGTCCAAGCCAATGGAATCCTTCACCGCCGAGGCCGGCTCCGACCAGCCGCCGACGGTGAAGTTCAACTGA
- a CDS encoding YgcG family protein: MLALFVVALVSGVQPAAAQDYPALTGRVVDAADLLDPATETALDQKLAAFEQTSSDQVVVATVPDLQGQAIEEFGVGLGRAWKIGREGENNGVVLLVSRDDRKVRIEVGYGLEGTLTDALSSLIIQSDILPSFRAGDYQAGITNGVDGILKVLSGDAAELQARAERNAGWEGEDVEGIVFFLLFALVWIFVIGAGMMSFFARRFGTKVGKNRWRWLGMVWALSQSSGAGRSGSSFGGGGFSSGSSGGGFSGGGGSFGGGGSSGSW; encoded by the coding sequence GTGTTGGCGCTCTTCGTCGTCGCGCTGGTTTCCGGCGTGCAGCCGGCGGCGGCTCAGGACTACCCGGCCCTCACCGGCCGCGTCGTCGATGCGGCCGATCTGCTCGATCCTGCGACGGAAACGGCCCTCGACCAGAAGCTTGCGGCCTTCGAGCAGACATCGTCCGACCAGGTCGTCGTCGCCACCGTGCCCGATCTCCAGGGTCAGGCCATCGAGGAATTCGGCGTCGGTCTCGGCCGTGCCTGGAAGATCGGCCGCGAGGGCGAGAACAACGGCGTCGTCCTCCTCGTCTCCCGCGACGACCGCAAGGTGCGCATCGAGGTCGGCTACGGCCTCGAAGGCACGCTCACCGACGCCCTGTCGTCGCTGATCATCCAGAGCGATATCCTCCCCTCCTTCCGGGCCGGCGACTATCAGGCGGGAATTACCAACGGCGTCGACGGCATCCTGAAAGTGCTCTCCGGCGATGCCGCCGAGCTCCAGGCGCGGGCCGAGCGCAATGCCGGATGGGAGGGGGAGGACGTCGAAGGCATCGTGTTCTTTCTGCTCTTCGCGCTGGTCTGGATCTTCGTGATCGGGGCCGGCATGATGAGCTTCTTCGCCCGCCGCTTCGGCACCAAGGTCGGCAAGAACCGCTGGCGCTGGCTCGGCATGGTCTGGGCGCTCTCGCAGTCGAGCGGCGCCGGCCGTTCCGGCAGTTCCTTCGGGGGCGGCGGATTTTCCAGCGGTTCCTCGGGCGGCGGCTTCTCCGGCGGCGGCGGCTCCTTCGGCGGCGGAGGCTCGTCCGGCTCATGGTGA
- a CDS encoding TPM domain-containing protein, producing the protein MVKNLAFTKADHARVDAAIRAAEARTSGEIFAVFARSSDSYVFVSSFFALLLTFAAALISALVAAIADIPVSGLTLQVTELVLAGLLLLALRLSVPLRMLFVPAGLKAERAHRTALAQFMAHNLQATENRTGVLIFVSEAEHHAEVIADAGINEKVPQAEWDALVAMLVEAAKADRLADGYVEAIAAAGRILGAHFPATGRNPNEIPDRLVEL; encoded by the coding sequence ATGGTGAAAAACCTCGCCTTCACCAAAGCCGACCACGCCCGCGTCGACGCGGCGATCCGCGCGGCCGAAGCAAGGACGAGCGGCGAGATCTTTGCCGTCTTCGCACGGTCGAGCGACAGTTACGTCTTCGTCTCCTCCTTCTTCGCGCTTCTCCTCACCTTCGCCGCGGCGCTCATCTCGGCCCTCGTCGCCGCCATCGCGGACATCCCCGTCTCGGGCCTGACGCTGCAGGTGACGGAGCTGGTCCTCGCAGGTCTCCTGCTGCTGGCGCTTCGCCTGTCCGTGCCGCTGCGCATGCTCTTCGTCCCCGCCGGGCTGAAGGCCGAGCGCGCGCACCGCACCGCGCTTGCGCAGTTCATGGCGCACAATCTCCAGGCGACCGAAAACCGCACCGGCGTCCTCATCTTCGTCTCCGAGGCCGAGCACCACGCCGAAGTTATCGCGGATGCCGGCATCAACGAAAAGGTGCCCCAGGCCGAATGGGACGCGCTTGTCGCCATGCTCGTCGAGGCGGCGAAGGCCGATCGCCTCGCCGACGGCTATGTCGAGGCGATCGCCGCCGCCGGCCGCATTCTCGGGGCGCACTTTCCCGCCACCGGCAGAAACCCGAACGAAATCCCGGACCGCCTCGTCGAACTCTGA
- a CDS encoding NAD-glutamate dehydrogenase yields MTPAKADILAAVLATLDTAGDAATLAPLLFDRPPADDLAGFEPAALAFAAAHAAAALTAHRAGSPVVAVEMADTFAVAGTELLLTTIVNDDMPFLFDSVMAEIAERAAGIAYISHPILDIARDAGGTIRSFSAAGALGSIGENAARVSLIQVAIEPDSDPDGAARLAAALDRILRQVHLAVRDFRPMLKRVGEAAADMRERANALAGTPQQAMVAESANLLDWLLADNFIFLGAREFDYVGAAHEEALVRRDEEALGILSDPEVRVLGRAGQAVTTTPEIRAFLQAPNPLIVTKANSRSLVHRRSYMDYIGVKRYAEDGSFIGELRIVGLFTSSAYTHSILTIPYLRLKAETVIARFGLASGSHSAKALLNVLESYPRDEMFQIDVDLLERFAGTVLDLGERPRVRVLPRVDRFDRFVSILVFVPRDRYDSRLRERIGQLLAESFDGHISAYYPAFPEGGLTRVHFIVGRPGGSTPTVDAAALEQRIAEMAKAWEDGFIRAIHAEGASHDLVDFAAGLPDSYRDVVAPAEAVGDTQCMAELRQDAALSVDFYRRPGDPDTLVRLKIYHLGAAVALSTRVPILENMGFSAISERTFQIRRPDGETVHLHDMDLVRQRGGAIVLADDGAALQVTFAAVSAGEIENDGFNALVLEAGLSYRQANVLRAYARYLRQAGIAYGQDFLAATLLRQPAIAASLWQVFDASFNPAHAPVPAPATSDNPEDPADPQAVQRRLAEAHGAAKCFDAVIEALDDVDSLDDDRIIRRFLGVILATLRTNFYAVDGTSAEEGSTPTHVAPALAFKLDSSAVEGLPAPVPFREIFVFDARVEGVHLRFGRVARGGLRWSDRSQDYRTEVLGLVKAQQVKNAVIVPVGAKGGFFPKRLGDPASRDTWFEAGRAAYVVFIASLLSVTDDIDGADIVTPDKVKRYDGEDPYFVVAADKGTATFSDTANAIAQANGFWLDDAFASGGSVGYDHKAMGITARGAWEAVKRHFREMDRDIQTAPFTVVGCGDMSGDVFGNGMLLSPETRLIAAFDHRDIFLDPNPDAAASLAERQRLFALPRSSWADYDKALISAGGGVFSRREKLIRLSPEAAAAIGWDRMSGTPAEIINAILKAPADLLWFGGIGTYIRSSAETNADVGDRANDALRVTGAQVRAKVVGEGANLGVTQRGRIEYARAGGRINTDAIDNSAGVNTSDVEVNIKIALKSAMAEGRLTRESRNVLLASMTAEVGQLVLANNYEQTLALSLEARRGVSALPLQARFMTVLEEAGLLDRAVELLPTDAGLADLRASGIGLSRPEVAVLLAYSKIVLFDQLIDSSLPDDPYLRDRLFTYFPAPMRQAHAGDIEGHRLAREVVATVLANLAVNCLGPTFVTSVRDATGAAPAEVVAAFVAAYDGLGGGGLLTRIDGLDAKIHGETQNALYAAASGMLQGVTRWFVQNGDLGTGLGTAIAAVQEIAATLRPQLLSLASNRARQEAEDRVRQWQEKGVPGDLSAEIALLPLLALVPDIAFVSRETGTPLQSAVSAYFDITRLFEIGRLEAALQRLEPVDYYEILALDRAASQIASARRRLTARALAEFGAAAAPVAAWAESRQATVGRITAQIAALAGSGDTSVARLTVAAGLLSDLSA; encoded by the coding sequence ATGACCCCTGCCAAAGCCGACATCCTGGCCGCCGTTCTCGCCACGCTCGATACCGCGGGCGATGCCGCGACCCTCGCGCCGCTTCTCTTCGACCGGCCGCCCGCCGACGATCTCGCCGGCTTCGAGCCGGCGGCCCTGGCCTTTGCGGCGGCCCACGCCGCCGCCGCGCTGACCGCCCATCGCGCCGGGTCGCCGGTCGTCGCCGTCGAAATGGCCGACACATTCGCTGTTGCCGGCACCGAACTCTTGCTCACGACCATCGTCAACGACGACATGCCATTCCTCTTCGACTCCGTCATGGCGGAGATCGCCGAACGGGCTGCCGGAATCGCCTATATCTCGCACCCGATCCTCGACATCGCCCGCGACGCGGGCGGGACGATCCGGAGCTTTTCCGCTGCCGGCGCGCTGGGGTCCATCGGCGAAAATGCCGCCCGCGTCAGTCTGATCCAGGTCGCGATCGAGCCGGATTCCGACCCGGACGGCGCCGCCCGTCTTGCCGCCGCGCTCGACCGGATCCTGCGCCAGGTCCATCTCGCCGTCCGCGATTTCCGCCCCATGCTGAAGCGTGTGGGCGAGGCAGCGGCGGACATGCGCGAGCGTGCGAACGCCCTCGCCGGCACGCCGCAGCAGGCGATGGTTGCCGAGTCCGCCAATCTTCTGGACTGGCTTCTGGCCGACAATTTCATCTTCCTCGGCGCCCGCGAGTTCGACTATGTCGGCGCCGCGCACGAGGAAGCGCTGGTGCGCCGCGACGAGGAAGCGCTCGGCATCCTGTCCGACCCGGAAGTGCGCGTCCTTGGCCGTGCCGGCCAGGCCGTGACGACGACGCCGGAGATCCGCGCCTTCCTGCAGGCGCCGAACCCGCTGATCGTCACCAAGGCCAATTCCCGCTCCTTGGTCCACCGCCGCAGCTACATGGATTACATCGGCGTCAAACGCTACGCCGAGGACGGCAGCTTCATCGGCGAGCTGCGCATCGTCGGCCTCTTCACCTCCTCGGCCTACACCCACTCCATCCTGACCATCCCCTATCTCCGGCTGAAGGCCGAGACCGTGATCGCGCGCTTCGGCCTCGCCAGCGGCTCGCACTCGGCCAAGGCGCTCCTCAACGTCCTGGAATCCTATCCGCGCGACGAAATGTTCCAGATCGACGTCGATCTCCTCGAGCGCTTTGCCGGCACCGTGCTCGACCTCGGCGAGCGGCCGCGGGTGCGGGTCCTGCCGCGCGTCGACCGCTTCGACCGTTTCGTCTCCATCCTCGTCTTCGTGCCGCGCGACCGCTATGATTCGCGCCTGCGCGAGCGCATCGGCCAGCTCCTCGCCGAAAGCTTCGACGGCCACATCTCGGCCTACTACCCGGCCTTCCCCGAGGGTGGACTGACGCGAGTCCACTTCATCGTCGGCCGCCCCGGCGGATCGACGCCAACGGTCGACGCCGCCGCGCTGGAGCAGCGCATCGCCGAGATGGCGAAAGCCTGGGAGGACGGCTTCATCCGGGCGATCCACGCCGAGGGCGCGTCGCACGACCTCGTCGACTTCGCCGCGGGCCTGCCCGACAGCTATCGCGACGTCGTCGCGCCGGCCGAGGCGGTGGGCGACACGCAATGCATGGCGGAGCTCAGGCAGGACGCGGCGCTCTCGGTCGACTTCTACCGTCGTCCCGGCGATCCGGACACGCTGGTACGGCTGAAGATCTACCATCTCGGCGCCGCCGTCGCCCTGTCGACGCGCGTGCCGATCCTCGAAAACATGGGCTTTTCAGCCATTTCCGAGCGCACTTTCCAGATCCGCCGCCCGGACGGCGAGACGGTCCACCTCCACGACATGGACCTCGTGCGCCAGCGCGGGGGGGCGATCGTCCTTGCCGACGACGGCGCGGCCCTGCAGGTGACCTTTGCCGCGGTCTCCGCCGGCGAGATCGAGAATGACGGCTTCAACGCCCTCGTCCTCGAAGCTGGCCTTTCCTATCGCCAGGCGAATGTTCTCAGGGCCTATGCGCGCTATCTGCGCCAGGCCGGCATCGCCTACGGCCAGGATTTCCTCGCCGCGACGCTCCTGCGCCAGCCGGCGATCGCCGCTTCGCTCTGGCAGGTCTTCGACGCGAGCTTCAATCCGGCCCACGCACCCGTCCCGGCCCCCGCAACCTCGGACAATCCGGAGGATCCGGCCGATCCGCAGGCCGTCCAGCGCCGCCTGGCCGAGGCGCATGGCGCCGCGAAATGCTTCGATGCCGTCATCGAGGCCTTGGACGACGTCGACAGCCTCGACGACGACCGCATCATCCGCCGCTTTCTCGGCGTGATCCTGGCGACCCTGCGCACGAACTTCTACGCCGTCGACGGCACCTCGGCCGAGGAGGGCTCCACACCGACCCATGTCGCGCCCGCGCTCGCCTTCAAGCTCGATTCCTCGGCCGTCGAGGGGCTCCCCGCGCCGGTGCCGTTCCGCGAGATCTTCGTCTTCGATGCCCGCGTCGAGGGCGTGCACCTGCGCTTCGGCCGCGTCGCCCGCGGCGGCTTGCGCTGGTCCGACCGCAGCCAGGACTACCGCACCGAGGTGCTCGGCCTCGTCAAGGCGCAACAGGTGAAGAACGCCGTCATCGTGCCGGTCGGCGCCAAGGGCGGCTTCTTCCCCAAACGCCTCGGCGATCCCGCGAGCCGCGACACCTGGTTCGAGGCCGGCCGCGCGGCCTACGTGGTCTTCATCGCCTCGCTGCTCTCGGTCACCGACGATATCGACGGCGCCGACATCGTGACGCCGGACAAGGTCAAGCGCTATGACGGCGAGGATCCCTATTTCGTCGTCGCCGCCGACAAGGGCACCGCGACCTTTTCCGACACCGCCAATGCCATCGCACAGGCCAACGGCTTCTGGCTCGACGACGCCTTCGCCTCGGGCGGCTCGGTCGGCTACGACCACAAGGCCATGGGCATCACCGCCCGCGGCGCCTGGGAAGCGGTGAAGCGGCATTTCCGCGAAATGGATCGCGATATCCAGACGGCGCCCTTCACCGTCGTCGGCTGCGGCGACATGTCGGGCGACGTTTTTGGCAACGGCATGCTCCTGTCGCCCGAAACGCGGCTCATCGCCGCCTTCGACCACCGCGACATTTTTCTCGACCCCAATCCTGACGCGGCCGCATCGCTTGCCGAGCGCCAGCGCCTGTTCGCCCTTCCGCGCTCCTCCTGGGCCGACTACGACAAGGCGCTGATCTCGGCCGGCGGCGGCGTCTTTTCGCGGCGGGAGAAGCTGATCCGCCTGTCGCCGGAAGCCGCCGCCGCCATCGGCTGGGACCGGATGTCGGGGACACCCGCGGAAATCATCAACGCCATCCTGAAGGCGCCGGCGGACCTCCTCTGGTTCGGCGGCATCGGCACCTACATCCGCTCGTCCGCCGAGACCAATGCCGATGTCGGTGATCGCGCCAACGATGCCCTGCGCGTTACGGGCGCCCAGGTCCGGGCGAAAGTCGTCGGCGAGGGTGCCAATCTCGGCGTCACCCAGCGCGGCCGCATCGAATATGCCCGGGCCGGCGGGCGCATCAACACCGACGCCATCGACAATTCCGCCGGCGTCAACACGTCCGACGTCGAGGTCAACATCAAGATCGCGCTGAAGAGCGCCATGGCCGAGGGCCGCCTCACCCGCGAAAGCCGCAACGTGCTCCTGGCCTCGATGACGGCCGAGGTCGGCCAGCTCGTGCTCGCCAACAATTACGAGCAGACGCTGGCGCTGTCGCTGGAGGCGCGGCGCGGTGTCTCGGCCCTGCCGCTGCAGGCGCGCTTCATGACGGTGCTGGAGGAGGCGGGCCTGCTCGACCGCGCCGTCGAGCTCCTGCCGACCGATGCCGGGCTCGCCGACCTGCGGGCCTCCGGCATCGGCCTCTCCCGGCCGGAAGTCGCGGTGCTGCTCGCCTATTCCAAGATCGTTCTGTTCGACCAGTTGATCGACAGCAGCCTGCCCGACGATCCCTATCTCCGCGATCGGCTGTTCACCTATTTCCCGGCGCCGATGCGGCAGGCGCATGCCGGCGACATCGAGGGCCATCGCCTGGCCCGCGAAGTCGTCGCGACGGTGCTGGCCAATCTTGCCGTCAACTGTCTCGGTCCGACCTTCGTCACATCGGTGCGCGACGCGACGGGCGCCGCGCCCGCCGAGGTCGTCGCGGCCTTCGTCGCGGCCTATGACGGGCTGGGCGGCGGCGGCCTCCTCACCCGGATCGACGGACTCGATGCGAAAATCCACGGCGAGACGCAGAACGCACTCTACGCCGCCGCCTCCGGCATGCTTCAGGGCGTGACCCGCTGGTTCGTGCAGAATGGCGACCTCGGCACGGGTCTGGGCACCGCCATCGCCGCCGTGCAGGAGATCGCCGCGACGCTGCGACCGCAGCTCCTGTCGCTTGCGAGCAACCGTGCCCGCCAGGAGGCCGAGGATCGCGTCAGGCAATGGCAGGAAAAGGGCGTGCCGGGCGATCTCTCGGCCGAGATCGCGCTCCTGCCGCTTCTCGCGCTCGTGCCGGACATCGCCTTTGTCTCACGTGAAACAGGAACGCCGCTGCAGTCGGCCGTGTCGGCCTATTTCGACATCACCCGGCTGTTCGAGATCGGCCGGCTGGAGGCAGCCCTCCAGCGGCTGGAGCCGGTCGACTACTACGAGATCCTGGCACTCGACCGCGCCGCCAGCCAGATCGCCAGCGCCCGCCGCCGCCTCACGGCGCGCGCGCTCGCCGAATTCGGCGCGGCGGCAGCTCCCGTCGCCGCCTGGGCCGAGAGCCGCCAGGCGACGGTCGGCCGCATCACCGCCCAGATCGCCGCCCTCGCCGGCAGCGGCGACACCTCGGTCGCGCGTCTGACGGTGGCGGCGGGATTGCTGTCGGATCTGTCGGCCTAG
- the purH gene encoding bifunctional phosphoribosylaminoimidazolecarboxamide formyltransferase/IMP cyclohydrolase, with amino-acid sequence MAVTASAFPAPDRVAVRRALLSVSDKTGLVDLARALAAQGVELVSTGGTRKTLEAEGLAVRDVADLTGFPEIMDGRVKTLHPGVHGGLLGVRADPAHAKAMEAHGIAGIDLLVVNLYPFEATVAAGADYASAVENIDIGGPAMIRAAAKNHAYLTVATDPSDYAEILAALVEGTGETRLDLRKRLAARAFARTAAYDSAIAGWFADEVKDLAPQKISFAGTLAETLRYGENPHQTAGFYRHGAARPGVATARQVQGKALSYNNINDTDAAFELVAEFDPARTAAVAIIKHANPCGVAEGLNLADAYRAALACDPVSAFGGIVALNRTLDAEAARAIVEVFTEVIIAPDADAEAISIVAAKKNLRLLLTGGLPDPRATGTTVKSVAGGLLVQSRDNGVVDDLKLTVVTKREPTAAEMDDLRFAFRVAKHVKSNAIVYAKDLASVGIGAGQMSRIDSSRIAARKAEDAARAMATLRSGAEVVAGLVLEHAIVPLTHGSVVASDAFFPFADGLISAIEAGATAVIQPGGSMRDAEVIAAADAHGIAMVFTGMRHFRH; translated from the coding sequence ATGGCCGTCACCGCCAGTGCCTTTCCCGCGCCCGACCGCGTCGCCGTCCGCCGGGCGCTTTTGTCGGTCTCCGACAAGACCGGGCTGGTGGACCTCGCCCGGGCGCTGGCGGCGCAGGGTGTCGAACTCGTCTCGACCGGCGGTACCCGCAAGACGCTTGAGGCGGAGGGGCTTGCGGTGCGCGACGTCGCCGATCTCACGGGTTTTCCCGAGATCATGGACGGGCGGGTGAAGACGCTGCATCCGGGCGTGCATGGCGGTCTCCTCGGCGTGCGGGCGGATCCGGCCCATGCGAAGGCCATGGAAGCGCATGGGATTGCCGGGATCGACCTCCTCGTCGTCAATCTCTATCCCTTCGAAGCGACGGTCGCGGCCGGCGCCGACTATGCCTCCGCAGTCGAGAACATCGACATTGGCGGGCCCGCGATGATCCGGGCGGCGGCCAAGAACCACGCCTATCTCACCGTCGCGACCGATCCTTCCGACTATGCCGAGATCCTGGCGGCACTGGTCGAGGGCACCGGCGAGACAAGGCTCGACCTTCGCAAGCGGCTGGCGGCGCGGGCCTTTGCGCGTACCGCGGCCTATGACAGTGCGATCGCCGGTTGGTTTGCCGACGAAGTTAAAGATCTTGCGCCGCAGAAGATCAGCTTTGCCGGGACGCTGGCGGAGACGCTGCGCTATGGCGAGAACCCGCACCAGACGGCCGGCTTCTATCGCCACGGCGCCGCGCGGCCGGGCGTGGCGACGGCGCGCCAGGTCCAGGGCAAGGCGCTGTCCTACAACAACATCAACGACACCGACGCCGCCTTCGAGCTCGTCGCCGAGTTCGATCCCGCGCGCACGGCGGCGGTCGCCATCATCAAGCACGCCAATCCCTGCGGCGTCGCGGAAGGGCTCAACCTTGCCGACGCCTACCGCGCCGCGCTCGCCTGCGACCCGGTCTCGGCCTTCGGCGGCATCGTCGCGCTCAACCGGACGCTCGATGCGGAAGCTGCGCGCGCGATCGTCGAGGTGTTCACCGAGGTGATCATCGCGCCGGACGCGGATGCCGAGGCGATCTCGATCGTCGCGGCGAAGAAGAACCTGCGCCTGCTCCTCACCGGCGGCCTGCCGGACCCGCGCGCGACCGGAACGACGGTGAAATCCGTCGCCGGCGGCCTTCTCGTGCAGTCGCGCGACAACGGCGTCGTCGACGATCTCAAGCTGACCGTGGTGACCAAGCGGGAACCGACGGCGGCCGAGATGGACGATCTGCGCTTTGCCTTTCGCGTCGCCAAGCACGTGAAGTCGAACGCCATCGTCTATGCCAAGGACCTCGCCAGTGTCGGCATCGGCGCCGGGCAGATGAGCCGCATCGATTCCTCGCGCATCGCCGCGCGCAAGGCCGAGGATGCCGCGCGGGCGATGGCGACCTTGCGCTCCGGCGCGGAAGTCGTGGCAGGGCTGGTTTTGGAGCACGCCATCGTCCCGCTGACGCACGGCTCCGTGGTCGCCTCCGACGCCTTCTTCCCCTTCGCCGACGGCCTGATCTCGGCGATCGAAGCGGGGGCGACGGCGGTGATCCAGCCGGGCGGCTCGATGCGCGACGCCGAGGTGATCGCCGCCGCCGACGCGCACGGCATCGCCATGGTGTTTACCGGCATGCGCCACTTCCGGCACTGA
- a CDS encoding heparinase II/III family protein produces the protein MAAELAEEPQLAALMLKEAWRRVRRRLRIGPLHRWRFAGGAPDRLLVTPTELRRGDPLIAADLYAGIFYFSGRLVDTSGQSPFQAVPPSPGWNAELQSFEWLRHLSEAGDALASANARALFTDWQRLSGSTITPRTHDVDVAARRAIAWLTHANLILADADLGFYRKFLRSLARETRILRSVAPEAPDGLPRLRARIALAFLSLCLPTGVGHMRSAARHLSDELDRQIFVDGVHISRNPAANLVILADLLPLRQTFAEQNQPVPKGLIKAIDRMLPALRFFRHGDGALALFNGAGVSEAHLLTALLRHDETLGDPISHARPSGYQRLAAGGTVVIADTGLPPPSAVSGEAHAGTLAFEFSSGAHRFVVNCGAPARADSDWRRLARTTAAHSTLTVADHSSARFSSQGLVERFLGAPLIGGPTRVPVSRDDSDAGQRFTAAHDGYAARFGLAHERTLFLARDGGLIEGADRLFPAGRRPVRLPDRTPAALRFHLHPGVAAIRTVEGVTLAAGREEWHFSANLPVEIEDSIFFADNSGARPTLQIVVAFDPRDQDAVAWRFVKRR, from the coding sequence GTGGCAGCGGAATTGGCCGAAGAACCGCAACTTGCGGCGTTGATGCTGAAGGAGGCCTGGCGCCGTGTGCGCCGGCGTCTTCGCATCGGGCCCCTGCATCGCTGGCGTTTTGCCGGCGGCGCGCCCGATCGCCTGCTGGTGACGCCGACCGAACTGCGCCGGGGCGATCCGCTGATCGCCGCCGATCTCTATGCCGGCATATTCTACTTTTCCGGCCGTCTCGTCGACACCTCGGGTCAGTCCCCCTTCCAGGCGGTCCCGCCCTCGCCGGGCTGGAACGCCGAACTGCAGTCGTTCGAATGGTTGCGCCATCTCAGCGAGGCCGGCGATGCCCTGGCTTCGGCCAATGCGCGGGCGCTGTTCACCGACTGGCAGCGCCTGTCGGGCTCGACGATCACGCCGCGCACCCATGACGTCGACGTGGCCGCCCGGCGCGCCATCGCCTGGCTGACCCATGCCAACCTCATCCTCGCCGATGCGGATCTCGGCTTCTACCGGAAATTCCTGCGCAGTCTTGCCCGCGAGACGCGGATTCTGCGCTCGGTCGCGCCCGAGGCGCCGGACGGCCTCCCACGCCTGCGGGCCCGGATCGCGCTCGCCTTCCTGTCGCTGTGCCTGCCGACCGGCGTTGGCCACATGCGCAGCGCCGCCCGGCACCTCTCCGACGAACTCGACCGGCAGATCTTTGTCGACGGCGTCCATATCTCGCGCAATCCGGCCGCCAATCTCGTGATCCTCGCCGACCTCCTGCCGTTGCGCCAGACCTTCGCCGAGCAGAACCAGCCGGTGCCGAAAGGCCTGATCAAGGCGATCGACCGGATGCTGCCGGCGCTGCGCTTCTTCCGCCATGGCGACGGCGCGCTGGCGCTGTTCAACGGCGCCGGGGTTTCGGAGGCGCATCTCCTGACGGCGCTCTTGCGCCACGACGAAACGCTCGGTGATCCGATCAGCCATGCCCGCCCTTCCGGCTATCAGCGGCTTGCCGCGGGCGGCACCGTGGTGATCGCCGATACCGGCCTGCCGCCGCCCTCCGCCGTCTCGGGCGAGGCGCATGCCGGCACGCTCGCCTTCGAATTTTCCAGCGGCGCCCATCGCTTCGTCGTCAACTGCGGCGCGCCGGCGCGGGCCGATTCCGACTGGCGGCGTCTTGCCCGGACCACCGCTGCGCATTCGACCCTGACGGTCGCCGACCATTCCTCCGCCCGCTTTTCCAGCCAGGGCCTCGTCGAGCGCTTTCTCGGCGCACCGCTGATCGGCGGACCGACGCGCGTGCCGGTCAGCCGCGACGACAGCGACGCCGGTCAGCGCTTCACCGCCGCCCATGACGGCTATGCCGCCCGCTTCGGCCTCGCGCACGAGCGAACGCTCTTCCTTGCCCGCGACGGTGGCCTGATCGAAGGCGCAGACCGCCTGTTTCCGGCCGGCCGGCGCCCCGTCCGCCTGCCCGACCGCACGCCGGCGGCCCTGCGCTTCCACCTTCATCCCGGCGTTGCGGCGATTCGGACGGTCGAGGGCGTGACGCTCGCCGCCGGCCGCGAGGAATGGCATTTCTCTGCCAACCTCCCGGTCGAGATCGAGGATTCCATCTTCTTTGCCGACAATTCCGGGGCGCGGCCGACGCTGCAGATCGTCGTCGCCTTCGACCCGCGGGACCAGGACGCCGTCGCCTGGCGCTTCGTCAAGCGCCGCTGA